One Primulina huaijiensis isolate GDHJ02 chromosome 8, ASM1229523v2, whole genome shotgun sequence genomic region harbors:
- the LOC140982611 gene encoding carbon catabolite repressor protein 4 homolog 6 isoform X2, translating into MLDWSWRKKSINFELGLWSADILCFQEVDRFQDIEAELKLRGYSGIWKMRTGNAVDGCATFWRVSRFKLLHEESIEYNKLGLRDNVAQICVLESVNGKTTNEDLSASSTGLEKPDRVVVCNVHVLFNPKRGDIKLGQIRVLLDKAQAVSKLWDNAPIVICGDFNCTPKSPLYNFISERKLDLSELPRDKVSGQTSAETFPSRSSYYNFRAQSAHDSTQVFVANPEKPEQAGMGTSHASASLESGCEDSHPEATDSTHSGNENANSSLRTSFSRNCVESNFLMLHESQDDQNKSSVVSGGHSGYDNKPFKATGALNSDVSQINRPLNVRSQESEATISSVSAANDNHDNLSACISTSCESRSNDFLLDKKSEIFLLHDIVNGAKDAESCEDFNSFLSELHNTGHTLASDLDSDSQYQKLDSCCNEILNNTLDANHEVIIDRGSYSYVSSAWTPMEIQTATGSADCNVMEHSLKLRSAYPEVQDPSGLRDPSGEPLATSYNRRFLGTVDYIWISEDLQVSKVLAPIPKHVMLQTPGFPTKKWGSDHIALVSELAFTKE; encoded by the exons ATGTTGGACTGGAGTTGGCGCAAGAAAAGTATAAATTTTGAGCTTGGGTTATGGTCAGCTGACATTTTATGTTTTCAG GAGGTTGATAGATTCCAAGACATAGAGGCTGAACTAAAGCTCCGTGGATACAGTGGCATCTGGAAG aTGCGAACCGGTAACGCTGTTGATGGTTGTGCTACATTTTGGCGTGTTTCCAG ATTCAAGTTGCTGCATGAAGAATCCATTGAATACAATAAGCTTGGCCTTCGGGATAATGTTGCCCAGATATGTGTGCTCGAG TCTGTGAATGGGAAAACTACAAACGAGGACCTATCAGCTTCCTCTACAGG CTTGGAAAAGCCTGACAGAGTAGTTGTGTGTAACGTTCACGTGCTTTTTAATCCTAAAAGGGGAGATATTAAGCTTGGGCAG ATCAGAGTGCTTCTGGATAAGGCTCAAGCTGTTTCAAAGCTTTGGGATAATGCTCCTATTGTAATATGCGGAGACTTTAACTGCACACCAaag AGTCCGCTGTACAACTTTATCTCAGAGCGAAAG CTAGATCTGTCAGAACTGCCACGAGACAAGGTTTCGGGGCAAACATCTGCCGAAACATTCCCTTCACGGTCTTCTTACTATAATTTTAG GGCCCAGTCTGCTCATGATTCTACTCAAGTTTTTGTAGCAAATCCAGAAAAACCAGAACAAGCAG GTATGGGAACAAGTCATGCATCTGCTTCATTGGAGTCTGGCTGTGAAGATAGCCATCCAGAGGCAACTGATAGCACACACAGTGGCAATGAAAATGCTAACTCTAGTCTCAGAACTAGTTTCTCGCGAAATTGTGTTGAATCAAATTTTCTTATGTTGCATGAGTCCCAAGATGACCAGAACAAAAGTTCTGTAGTTTCTGGTGGTCATTCTGGTTATGATAATAAACCATTTAAGGCCACAGGGGCCTTGAACTCTGATGTATCTCAAATCAATCGACCTTTGAATGTTCGGTCACAAGAAAGCGAGGCAACTATTTCATCTGTTTCAGCTGCAAATGACAATCATGATAATTTATCGGCTTGTATATCCACTTCATGTGAATCAAGAAGTAATGACTTTTTGCTGGATAAGAAGTCGGAAATCTTTTTACTCCATGACATAGTCAATGGGGCAAAGGATGCTGAATCCTGCGAGGATTTCAACTCATTTTTGTCTGAATTACATAATACTGGCCATACTCTTGCATCCGATTTAGATTCGGATTCCCAGTACCAAAAATTGGATTCTTGTTGCAATGAAATTCTCAATAACACCCTTGATGCCAATCATGAGGTGATTATTGATAGAGGAAGTTATTCCTATGTTTCATCAGCTTGGACTCCAATGGAAATACAGACTGCAACAGGTAGTGCGGACTGTAATGTCATGGAACATTCCTTGAAGTTGAGAAGTGCATATCCGGAAGTTCAG GATCCTTCAGGTTTAAGAGATCCGAGCGGGGAACCATTGGCTACCAGCTACAACAGACGATTTTTAGGCACAGTTGACTATATATG GATTTCTGAAGATTTACAAGTTTCGAAGGTTCTTGCTCCAATTCCTAAGCATGTTATGCTGCAAACTCCAGGATTTCCCACAAAG AAATGGGGAAGTGATCACATTGCATTGGTTTCAGAACTTGCGTTCACTAAAGAATGA
- the LOC140983271 gene encoding photosynthetic NDH subunit of subcomplex B 3, chloroplastic, whose amino-acid sequence MAAMSSFTMSLRRPEFSFTAASHRSPATLLLGRRPLPLVAGVVSPETSAAPREVPEIQLEFIGPNAGGVEYPVDRATAISGEKLLRNIMLDNKIELYAAYGKVMNCGGGGSCGTCIVEIIDGKELLNERTNAELRYLKKKPESWRLACQTIVGNKENSGKVIVQRLPQWKK is encoded by the exons ATGGCTGCCATGAGTTCCTTCACCATGTCGCTCAGGCGGCCGGAATTTTCCTTCACCGCTGCTAGCCACCGAAGCCCTGCCACATTGCTCCTCGGGAGGAGACCTTTACCTTTAGTGGCAGGCGTTGTTTCGCCGGAAACTTCCGCTGCCCCACGGGAAGTACCTGAGATTCAGTTAGAATTCATCGGG CCCAATGCAGGAGGAGTGGAGTATCCGGTGGATAGAGCTACGGCCATAAGTGGGGAGAAGCTGCTTAGAAACATCATGTTGGATAACAAGATTGAGCTCTACGCTGCATAC GGTAAAGTGATGAACTGTGGAGGTGGTGGGAGTTGTGGAACTTGCATAGTGGAG ATAATTGATGGAAAGGAGCTCCTCAACGAGAGAACAAATGCAGAACTTCGATATCTTAAAAAG AAACCCGAGTCTTGGAGATTGGCTTGCCAAACTATAGTTGGAAACAAAGAAAATTCTGGAAAG GTAATAGTTCAAAGGCTGCCCCAGTGGAAAAAATAG
- the LOC140982611 gene encoding carbon catabolite repressor protein 4 homolog 6 isoform X1, producing MRRHPPFHSIAAAATAESAAIHMYSAPPVRRWRSQGRRGYSDKPPGSATGVHPEFVSGDSHFHSVQDANRGFRSLNSSCQQSFCTIPPPPQYYLAQQFYGPSSRVESPTCLQFPGLRPYADQNQRSYRQPQWLARPPFGNNQQFKGQEGHRQFRPRASKPPDYRAWDYAKPGLPPNCGRFTVLSYNILADYLALDHWQLYSHLPRYMLDWSWRKKSINFELGLWSADILCFQEVDRFQDIEAELKLRGYSGIWKMRTGNAVDGCATFWRVSRFKLLHEESIEYNKLGLRDNVAQICVLESVNGKTTNEDLSASSTGLEKPDRVVVCNVHVLFNPKRGDIKLGQIRVLLDKAQAVSKLWDNAPIVICGDFNCTPKSPLYNFISERKLDLSELPRDKVSGQTSAETFPSRSSYYNFRAQSAHDSTQVFVANPEKPEQAGMGTSHASASLESGCEDSHPEATDSTHSGNENANSSLRTSFSRNCVESNFLMLHESQDDQNKSSVVSGGHSGYDNKPFKATGALNSDVSQINRPLNVRSQESEATISSVSAANDNHDNLSACISTSCESRSNDFLLDKKSEIFLLHDIVNGAKDAESCEDFNSFLSELHNTGHTLASDLDSDSQYQKLDSCCNEILNNTLDANHEVIIDRGSYSYVSSAWTPMEIQTATGSADCNVMEHSLKLRSAYPEVQDPSGLRDPSGEPLATSYNRRFLGTVDYIWISEDLQVSKVLAPIPKHVMLQTPGFPTKKWGSDHIALVSELAFTKE from the exons ATGAGACGTCATCCCCCCTTTCACTCTATAGCGGCTGCCGCCACCGCCGAGTCCGCCGCTATCCACATGTATTCTGCCCCACCT GTTAGAAGGTGGCGCTCACAAGGTAGGAGAGGATATTCAGACAAACCCCCGGGTTCTGCAACTGGTGTCCACCCGGAATTCGTTTCTGGAGACTCCCACTTCCATTCAGTTCAAGACGCCAATCGCGGTTTCAGATCCTTGAACTCTTCGTGTCAGCAGAGTTTTTGTACCATCCCTCCGCCACCACAGTATTACTTGGCCCAACAATTTTACGGCCCCAGTTCGCGAGTAGAATCGCCTACCTGTCTGCAGTTTCCTGGTCTACGGCCCTATGCTGATCAGAATCAACGATCGTATAGACAACCACAGTGGCTGGCACGTCCCCCCTTTGGAAATAATCAGCAGTTTAAGGGCCAGGAGGGGCATCGACAATTTAGACCAAGGGCTTCAAAGCCTCCAGATTATCGTGCCTGGGATTATGCAAAACCAGGACTGCCTCCTAATTGCG GGCGGTTCACTGTTCTGTCGTACAACATTTTAGCTGATTACTTGGCTTTGGATCACTGGCAACTGTACTCTCACTTACCTCGGTATATGTTGGACTGGAGTTGGCGCAAGAAAAGTATAAATTTTGAGCTTGGGTTATGGTCAGCTGACATTTTATGTTTTCAG GAGGTTGATAGATTCCAAGACATAGAGGCTGAACTAAAGCTCCGTGGATACAGTGGCATCTGGAAG aTGCGAACCGGTAACGCTGTTGATGGTTGTGCTACATTTTGGCGTGTTTCCAG ATTCAAGTTGCTGCATGAAGAATCCATTGAATACAATAAGCTTGGCCTTCGGGATAATGTTGCCCAGATATGTGTGCTCGAG TCTGTGAATGGGAAAACTACAAACGAGGACCTATCAGCTTCCTCTACAGG CTTGGAAAAGCCTGACAGAGTAGTTGTGTGTAACGTTCACGTGCTTTTTAATCCTAAAAGGGGAGATATTAAGCTTGGGCAG ATCAGAGTGCTTCTGGATAAGGCTCAAGCTGTTTCAAAGCTTTGGGATAATGCTCCTATTGTAATATGCGGAGACTTTAACTGCACACCAaag AGTCCGCTGTACAACTTTATCTCAGAGCGAAAG CTAGATCTGTCAGAACTGCCACGAGACAAGGTTTCGGGGCAAACATCTGCCGAAACATTCCCTTCACGGTCTTCTTACTATAATTTTAG GGCCCAGTCTGCTCATGATTCTACTCAAGTTTTTGTAGCAAATCCAGAAAAACCAGAACAAGCAG GTATGGGAACAAGTCATGCATCTGCTTCATTGGAGTCTGGCTGTGAAGATAGCCATCCAGAGGCAACTGATAGCACACACAGTGGCAATGAAAATGCTAACTCTAGTCTCAGAACTAGTTTCTCGCGAAATTGTGTTGAATCAAATTTTCTTATGTTGCATGAGTCCCAAGATGACCAGAACAAAAGTTCTGTAGTTTCTGGTGGTCATTCTGGTTATGATAATAAACCATTTAAGGCCACAGGGGCCTTGAACTCTGATGTATCTCAAATCAATCGACCTTTGAATGTTCGGTCACAAGAAAGCGAGGCAACTATTTCATCTGTTTCAGCTGCAAATGACAATCATGATAATTTATCGGCTTGTATATCCACTTCATGTGAATCAAGAAGTAATGACTTTTTGCTGGATAAGAAGTCGGAAATCTTTTTACTCCATGACATAGTCAATGGGGCAAAGGATGCTGAATCCTGCGAGGATTTCAACTCATTTTTGTCTGAATTACATAATACTGGCCATACTCTTGCATCCGATTTAGATTCGGATTCCCAGTACCAAAAATTGGATTCTTGTTGCAATGAAATTCTCAATAACACCCTTGATGCCAATCATGAGGTGATTATTGATAGAGGAAGTTATTCCTATGTTTCATCAGCTTGGACTCCAATGGAAATACAGACTGCAACAGGTAGTGCGGACTGTAATGTCATGGAACATTCCTTGAAGTTGAGAAGTGCATATCCGGAAGTTCAG GATCCTTCAGGTTTAAGAGATCCGAGCGGGGAACCATTGGCTACCAGCTACAACAGACGATTTTTAGGCACAGTTGACTATATATG GATTTCTGAAGATTTACAAGTTTCGAAGGTTCTTGCTCCAATTCCTAAGCATGTTATGCTGCAAACTCCAGGATTTCCCACAAAG AAATGGGGAAGTGATCACATTGCATTGGTTTCAGAACTTGCGTTCACTAAAGAATGA